The Aggregicoccus sp. 17bor-14 genome includes a region encoding these proteins:
- the accD gene encoding acetyl-CoA carboxylase, carboxyltransferase subunit beta: MAAWFSKKPRIAVDTEAPADTRSAPSRMQGLWAKCESCDEIIYRQELEKNWNVCPLCGHHMNWPARVRLQALLDEGSFEEFDKELEPEDPLGFSDSKKYKDRLKSTRKALGENDAFISGVGRIENHPVSVGCFVFEFMGGSMGSVVGEKVTRVFERAHELKCPAIVFSASGGARMQEGIFSLMQMAKTSAAIARFRTGTKPYVSVLLHPTTGGVAASFSWLGDIILAEPKALIGFAGPRVIEQTIRQKLPEGFQRSEFLLEHGMIDAIVHRKEMRTKLAQVIGLLG, encoded by the coding sequence ATGGCCGCCTGGTTCTCGAAGAAGCCCCGCATCGCCGTGGACACCGAAGCGCCCGCGGACACCCGCTCCGCTCCCAGCCGCATGCAGGGGCTGTGGGCCAAGTGCGAGAGCTGCGACGAGATCATCTACCGCCAGGAGCTGGAGAAGAACTGGAACGTGTGCCCGCTGTGCGGCCACCACATGAACTGGCCCGCGCGCGTCCGGCTGCAGGCGTTGCTGGACGAGGGCAGCTTCGAGGAGTTCGACAAGGAGCTCGAGCCCGAGGACCCGCTCGGCTTCAGCGACTCCAAGAAGTACAAGGACCGCCTCAAGAGTACCCGCAAGGCGCTCGGCGAGAACGACGCCTTCATCTCCGGCGTGGGCCGCATCGAGAACCACCCGGTCTCGGTGGGCTGCTTCGTGTTCGAGTTCATGGGCGGCTCCATGGGCTCGGTGGTGGGCGAGAAGGTGACGCGCGTGTTCGAGCGCGCGCACGAGCTCAAGTGCCCGGCCATTGTGTTCAGCGCCTCGGGCGGCGCGCGCATGCAGGAGGGCATCTTCAGCCTCATGCAGATGGCGAAGACCTCTGCGGCCATCGCGCGCTTCCGCACCGGCACCAAGCCCTACGTCTCGGTGCTCCTGCACCCGACCACGGGCGGCGTCGCGGCCTCCTTCTCCTGGCTGGGCGACATCATCCTCGCCGAGCCCAAGGCGCTGATCGGCTTCGCGGGGCCGCGCGTGATCGAGCAGACCATCCGCCAGAAGCTGCCCGAGGGCTTCCAGCGCTCGGAGTTCCTCCTCGAGCACGGGATGATCGACGCCATCGTGCACCGCAAGGAGATGCGCACGAAGCTCGCCCAGGTCATCGGCCTGCTCGGCTAG
- a CDS encoding folylpolyglutamate synthase/dihydrofolate synthase family protein, giving the protein MPLPRTPDEALTFLASLSPSTIRLGLERVQAVLAQLGHPERRYPALHVAGTNGKGSTCAFAAAALRAAGHRVALYTSPHLVRVNERIQVDGEEIEDAVLGRRILEVLERAPGAAEELTYFEFGTVVALWHFASEAVDVAVLETGLGGRLDATNTARPLVTALTPISMDHQALLGDTLAAIAGEKAGILKPGVPAVCARQAPEALAVIEARAAAVGAPLLLEGRDFAMEGQGAGLHYRSASGHLERLVLSLRGPHQRQNAAVALAALEQLSQRGLGVSARAAREGLLQARWPGRLEELGGLGGLGGLGLAPQATVLLDGAHNPAGVQALLAALDAEYPGRRVHAVFGVVADKALEPMARALFPRLASLHLTPLDTPRSLPPERYLDLARSLCGQVSAYPVLDAALAGAAAACGPGELLLCTGSLFLVGAVSGLARARA; this is encoded by the coding sequence ATGCCGCTCCCGCGCACGCCGGACGAGGCGCTGACCTTCCTCGCCAGCCTCTCGCCCTCCACCATCCGCCTGGGCCTCGAGCGCGTGCAGGCGGTGCTCGCCCAGCTGGGCCACCCCGAGCGCCGCTACCCCGCGCTGCACGTGGCGGGCACCAACGGCAAGGGCAGCACCTGCGCCTTCGCCGCCGCGGCGCTGCGCGCGGCGGGCCACCGCGTGGCGCTCTACACCTCGCCGCACCTGGTGCGCGTGAACGAGCGCATCCAGGTGGACGGCGAGGAGATCGAGGACGCGGTGCTGGGCAGGCGCATCCTCGAGGTGCTCGAGCGCGCGCCCGGGGCCGCCGAGGAGCTGACCTACTTCGAGTTCGGCACGGTGGTCGCGCTCTGGCACTTCGCGAGCGAGGCGGTGGACGTGGCGGTGCTCGAGACGGGGCTGGGCGGCCGGCTGGACGCCACCAACACCGCGCGCCCGCTCGTCACCGCGCTCACCCCCATCTCGATGGACCACCAGGCGCTGCTGGGGGACACGCTCGCGGCCATCGCGGGTGAGAAGGCGGGCATCCTCAAGCCGGGCGTGCCGGCGGTGTGCGCGCGCCAGGCGCCCGAGGCGCTCGCCGTCATCGAGGCGCGCGCGGCCGCAGTGGGCGCGCCGCTGCTGCTCGAGGGGCGCGACTTCGCGATGGAGGGGCAGGGCGCGGGGCTGCACTACCGCAGCGCCTCCGGGCACCTGGAGCGCCTGGTGCTCTCCCTTCGCGGCCCGCACCAGCGCCAGAACGCGGCCGTGGCGCTCGCGGCGCTGGAGCAGCTCTCGCAACGCGGCCTGGGCGTGAGCGCGCGCGCGGCGCGCGAGGGGCTCCTGCAGGCGCGCTGGCCCGGGCGGCTCGAAGAGCTCGGAGGCCTCGGAGGCCTCGGAGGCCTCGGGCTCGCCCCCCAGGCGACCGTGCTGCTGGACGGTGCGCACAACCCCGCGGGCGTGCAGGCCCTGCTCGCCGCGCTCGACGCCGAGTATCCGGGGCGCCGCGTACACGCGGTGTTCGGGGTGGTGGCGGACAAGGCGCTGGAGCCGATGGCGCGCGCGCTCTTCCCGCGCCTCGCCTCGCTGCACCTCACGCCGCTGGACACCCCGCGCTCCCTGCCCCCCGAGCGCTACCTGGACCTCGCCCGCTCCCTGTGTGGGCAGGTGTCGGCCTATCCGGTGCTGGACGCTGCGCTGGCGGGGGCGGCGGCCGCGTGCGGTCCGGGGGAGCTGCTGCTGTGCACCGGCTCGCTCTTCCTCGTGGGCGCGGTGTCCGGGCTCGCACGCGCGCGCGCCTGA
- a CDS encoding Crp/Fnr family transcriptional regulator, translated as MGAEETLFQRFGKEFARGTVLFSEGEPGKEMYVLQSGRVTISKQVRDVQKVLAVLGPGEFFGEMAIISNKPRNASATVSEDAKLLVIDPKTFEGMIRGNSEIAVRMIKKLAERLSEADAQIENLLLSDPSSRVVHQILQAAQTRGRALEEGVEIELPVRELPRQIGVGEPAIRSMLDRLTRAGLIERSGDRLTVYDTARLQDFLQYLEMKWKFGDL; from the coding sequence ATGGGCGCCGAGGAAACCCTCTTCCAGCGATTCGGCAAGGAGTTCGCCCGCGGCACGGTCCTCTTCAGCGAGGGCGAGCCCGGCAAGGAGATGTACGTCCTGCAGTCGGGGCGCGTGACCATCTCCAAGCAGGTGCGCGACGTGCAGAAGGTGCTCGCGGTGCTCGGGCCCGGCGAGTTCTTCGGCGAGATGGCGATCATCTCCAACAAGCCGCGCAACGCCTCGGCCACGGTGAGCGAGGATGCGAAGCTGCTGGTCATCGACCCCAAGACCTTCGAGGGGATGATCCGCGGCAACAGCGAGATCGCGGTGCGGATGATCAAGAAGCTCGCCGAGCGCCTGAGCGAGGCGGACGCGCAGATCGAGAACCTGCTGCTCTCCGACCCCTCCAGCCGCGTGGTGCACCAGATCCTCCAGGCGGCGCAGACGCGCGGCCGGGCGCTCGAGGAGGGCGTGGAGATCGAGCTGCCCGTGCGCGAGCTGCCGCGGCAGATCGGCGTGGGAGAGCCCGCCATCCGCAGCATGCTGGACCGGCTCACCCGCGCCGGCCTCATCGAGCGCAGCGGGGACCGGCTCACGGTCTACGACACGGCGCGCCTGCAGGACTTCCTGCAGTACCTCGAGATGAAGTGGAAGTTCGGAGACCTCTAG
- a CDS encoding 3',5'-cyclic-nucleotide phosphodiesterase, translating to MKLQVLGCHGGELPTCRTTCFLVDDVLALDAGALTGTLTLERLCKVDHILVGHSHFDHVKDLPLLADLVIGRRERPVTIWASRECARALRENMFNDALWPDFTRIPSRRKPVLQIKTFRAGSSFQVGPYKVRSVPVSHPVESCGFVISDGQSTLAMSGDTGPTERLWKVLNQTPDLKALLLETSFPNGMQALADVSGHLTPQTLGTELAKFRRNGAEVLLYHLKPAFVAELKRELKHLPVEVLELGDTFEF from the coding sequence GTGAAGCTCCAAGTGCTCGGCTGTCATGGAGGGGAGCTGCCCACGTGCCGCACCACGTGCTTCCTCGTCGATGACGTGCTCGCGCTGGACGCCGGCGCGCTCACCGGCACGCTCACGCTCGAGCGCCTGTGCAAGGTGGACCACATCCTCGTGGGCCACAGCCACTTCGACCACGTGAAGGACCTGCCGCTGCTCGCGGACCTGGTCATCGGGCGCCGCGAGCGGCCGGTCACCATCTGGGCCTCGCGCGAGTGCGCCCGGGCGCTGCGCGAGAACATGTTCAACGACGCGCTGTGGCCGGACTTCACGCGCATCCCCTCGCGCCGCAAGCCCGTGCTGCAGATCAAGACCTTCCGCGCCGGGAGCTCCTTCCAGGTGGGCCCCTACAAGGTCCGCAGCGTTCCGGTGAGCCACCCGGTGGAGTCCTGCGGCTTCGTCATCTCGGACGGGCAGAGCACGCTCGCGATGAGCGGCGACACCGGGCCCACCGAGCGCCTCTGGAAGGTGCTCAACCAGACCCCGGACCTCAAGGCGCTGCTGCTCGAGACCAGCTTTCCCAACGGGATGCAGGCGCTCGCGGACGTGTCCGGGCACCTCACCCCGCAGACGCTCGGCACCGAGCTGGCCAAGTTCCGCCGCAACGGCGCCGAGGTGCTGCTCTACCACCTCAAGCCGGCCTTCGTGGCGGAGCTCAAGCGCGAGCTCAAACACCTGCCGGTCGAGGTGCTGGAGCTGGGCGACACCTTCGAGTTCTAG
- a CDS encoding CHASE2 domain-containing protein, with the protein MSLLSRRRFEVLALALAAVLCTLHWLADTTPTNPGAEGAARAAGVGETLVRGAQILEGRATDLKFRLRGPRAPHPDVVVVAVDEKSAQAYGLWPWPRERMAQAVDRLREAGVRAVGLDAIFTDAAGDGRMHAYADALLAFDRASPQRPPPGSSLEAFRALLAEQSLKNPDEQLAQALSRAPFVVQGVIAYDEAGREAFTERAAEQRALLEPHLLRRFPGSVPGSQLEVDFRQVPGWRMYSAQMALPVIARASPRVGYFNTAPDPDGTLRRVPTLAKLEAHGGFLAALEVQTAAAYLDASVEPVFDPELGKLTGVRLRRASGAPYFVPLQTSEPYTLINHLGPSSAFRTYSLSDVLDGKVGKRELAGKAVLFGVTLVGDYDQRVTPFKEMEAGVYVHASFLSNILSQDFLTRPASLRGLELLFMLLSALALGVLLPRVSYAWKLGAVALLGAGWLALDQLLFERGLQVATVLPLVNLLSVAFGTIFLGYLSVDREKGVLRQTFKHYLDASVMEQMLAHPEKLKLGGEKKELTVLFSDIRGFTTLSERMTPEGLVKFVNAYLTPMTDIVFEQGGTLDKYIGDAIMAFWGAPVDQPDHALRACRAALRFLEKLEELKAQWRAQGLPEFDIGVGINSGPMNVGNMGTHGRFNYTVMGDAVNLASRLEGTNKEYETRVLISEATWQRVREQVVARRLGAVRVKGKRRPVRIYELRALGQAQGADAEALGAFEAGVDHFEAQAFDEAQGAFERVLQLWPEDAPSRRYLAELEALKAQPPGPGWDGVYTATRK; encoded by the coding sequence ATGAGCCTCCTCTCCCGCCGCCGCTTCGAAGTCCTCGCCCTCGCGCTCGCCGCGGTGCTCTGCACGCTGCACTGGCTCGCGGACACCACGCCCACCAACCCCGGGGCGGAGGGCGCCGCGCGGGCCGCCGGCGTGGGCGAGACGCTGGTGCGCGGCGCGCAGATCCTCGAGGGGCGCGCGACGGACCTGAAGTTCCGCCTGCGCGGGCCCCGCGCGCCGCACCCCGACGTGGTGGTGGTGGCCGTGGACGAGAAGAGCGCGCAGGCCTACGGGCTGTGGCCCTGGCCGCGCGAGCGCATGGCGCAGGCGGTGGACCGGCTGCGCGAGGCGGGCGTGCGCGCGGTGGGTCTGGACGCGATCTTCACGGACGCGGCGGGGGACGGGCGCATGCACGCGTACGCGGACGCGCTGCTCGCCTTCGACCGCGCGAGCCCGCAGCGCCCGCCGCCCGGAAGCAGCCTCGAGGCCTTCCGCGCGCTGCTGGCCGAGCAGAGCCTGAAGAACCCGGACGAGCAGCTCGCCCAGGCGCTCTCGCGCGCCCCCTTCGTGGTCCAGGGCGTCATCGCCTACGACGAGGCGGGCCGCGAGGCCTTCACCGAGCGCGCCGCCGAGCAGCGCGCCCTGCTCGAGCCGCACCTCTTGCGCCGCTTCCCGGGCAGCGTGCCCGGCTCGCAGCTGGAGGTGGACTTCCGCCAGGTGCCCGGCTGGCGCATGTACAGCGCCCAGATGGCGCTGCCGGTCATCGCGCGAGCCTCCCCGCGCGTGGGCTACTTCAACACCGCGCCGGACCCGGACGGCACCCTGCGGCGCGTGCCCACGCTCGCGAAGCTCGAGGCCCACGGCGGCTTCCTCGCCGCGCTCGAGGTGCAGACGGCCGCCGCCTACCTCGACGCCAGCGTGGAGCCGGTGTTCGACCCGGAACTGGGCAAGCTCACCGGCGTGCGGCTGCGGCGCGCGAGCGGGGCGCCGTACTTCGTCCCGCTGCAGACCTCCGAGCCCTACACCCTCATCAACCACCTGGGGCCCAGCAGCGCCTTTCGCACCTACAGCCTCTCGGACGTGCTCGACGGCAAGGTGGGGAAGCGCGAGCTCGCGGGCAAGGCGGTGCTCTTCGGCGTGACGCTGGTGGGGGACTACGATCAGCGCGTCACCCCCTTCAAGGAGATGGAGGCCGGCGTGTACGTGCACGCGAGCTTCCTCTCCAACATCCTCTCGCAGGACTTCCTCACCCGGCCTGCGTCCCTGCGCGGGCTCGAGCTGCTCTTCATGCTCCTGAGCGCGCTCGCGCTCGGGGTGCTGCTGCCGCGCGTCTCCTACGCCTGGAAGCTGGGTGCGGTGGCGCTGCTGGGCGCGGGCTGGCTCGCGCTGGACCAGCTGCTCTTCGAGCGCGGGCTGCAGGTGGCCACGGTGCTGCCGCTGGTGAACCTGCTCTCGGTGGCCTTCGGCACCATCTTCCTCGGCTACCTCTCGGTGGACCGCGAGAAGGGCGTGCTGCGCCAGACCTTCAAGCACTACCTCGACGCGAGCGTGATGGAGCAGATGCTCGCGCACCCCGAGAAGCTGAAGCTGGGCGGCGAGAAGAAGGAGCTGACGGTCCTCTTCTCGGACATCCGAGGCTTCACCACGCTGAGCGAGCGGATGACGCCCGAGGGGCTGGTGAAGTTCGTCAACGCCTACCTCACGCCGATGACGGACATCGTGTTCGAGCAGGGCGGCACGCTCGACAAGTACATCGGCGACGCGATCATGGCCTTCTGGGGTGCGCCGGTGGACCAGCCGGACCACGCGCTGCGCGCCTGCCGCGCGGCGCTGCGCTTCCTGGAGAAGCTCGAGGAGCTCAAGGCCCAGTGGCGCGCGCAGGGGCTGCCCGAGTTCGACATCGGGGTGGGCATCAACAGCGGCCCCATGAACGTGGGCAACATGGGCACCCACGGGCGCTTCAACTACACCGTGATGGGCGACGCGGTGAACCTGGCGAGCCGCCTGGAGGGCACGAACAAGGAGTACGAGACACGCGTGCTCATCTCCGAGGCCACCTGGCAGCGGGTGCGCGAGCAGGTGGTGGCGCGCCGGCTCGGCGCGGTGCGCGTGAAGGGCAAGCGCCGCCCGGTGCGCATCTACGAGCTGCGCGCGCTGGGCCAAGCGCAGGGCGCGGACGCCGAGGCGCTCGGGGCGTTCGAGGCCGGCGTGGACCACTTCGAGGCGCAAGCGTTCGACGAGGCGCAGGGCGCCTTCGAGCGCGTGCTGCAGCTGTGGCCCGAGGATGCGCCGAGCCGCCGCTACCTCGCGGAGCTCGAGGCGCTCAAGGCCCAGCCTCCGGGGCCCGGGTGGGATGGGGTGTACACGGCCACGCGCAAGTAG
- a CDS encoding RDD family protein, whose protein sequence is MSAPSSPSGPPTPETPTAPLVAAGTPPAALAPAAGHGSAHGAAHAGTHGDEPHLHPEHFTLSPDVARLPLARRRQRLGAILVDLALVGVLSLAFSSLALLAGAFAGTLLYWAAGRPFAPTWMRQKTTRIALAFALCIAFIGVGRMVTRVHEKQEAQEKAREDEEEIASDARERAEGRHGESPITFNTLGLGAGELMRLATTTSPEEARALAEKLGARVKKEKDPARAAGMLLEMVDNEDVPISDVSRAELTRVLSPLAGAPAQPVAAPADAAAAGAAPDPHLAELATLQRRNLTLAAQVARLDKTKDRLEEELKEAQEEHGIRHFLMVSVHDLGFGIGWSYVYFIGFLVLWKGHTPGKRLFGIRVVRIDGRPMTLWRSFERFHGYAASMLTGFMGFIQVMWDPSRQCLHDKVAETVVVQDRHHETDAVVR, encoded by the coding sequence ATGAGCGCCCCCTCCTCCCCGTCCGGTCCCCCCACCCCCGAGACTCCCACCGCGCCGTTGGTCGCCGCCGGGACGCCCCCCGCGGCCCTCGCCCCCGCGGCGGGCCACGGCAGCGCGCACGGCGCGGCGCACGCCGGGACCCACGGCGACGAGCCCCACCTGCACCCCGAGCACTTCACGCTCTCGCCCGACGTGGCCCGGCTCCCGCTCGCCCGCCGCCGCCAGCGCCTGGGCGCCATCCTGGTGGACCTCGCGCTGGTGGGCGTGCTCAGCCTGGCCTTCAGCTCGCTCGCGCTGCTCGCCGGGGCCTTCGCAGGCACCCTCCTCTACTGGGCAGCCGGCCGGCCCTTCGCGCCCACGTGGATGCGCCAGAAGACCACGCGCATCGCGCTCGCCTTCGCCCTCTGCATCGCCTTCATCGGCGTGGGGCGCATGGTCACGCGCGTGCACGAGAAGCAGGAGGCACAGGAGAAGGCCCGCGAGGACGAGGAGGAGATCGCCTCCGACGCGCGCGAGCGCGCCGAGGGGAGGCACGGCGAGTCCCCCATCACCTTCAACACGCTGGGCCTGGGCGCAGGCGAGCTGATGCGCCTGGCCACCACGACGAGCCCGGAGGAGGCGCGCGCGCTCGCCGAGAAGCTGGGCGCCCGGGTGAAGAAGGAGAAGGACCCTGCGCGCGCGGCCGGGATGCTGCTCGAGATGGTGGACAACGAGGACGTGCCCATCTCGGACGTCTCGCGCGCCGAGCTCACGCGCGTGCTCTCGCCGCTGGCGGGCGCCCCGGCGCAGCCCGTGGCCGCCCCGGCTGACGCGGCGGCGGCGGGCGCGGCCCCGGATCCGCACCTCGCGGAGCTCGCGACCCTGCAGCGGCGCAACCTCACGCTCGCGGCGCAGGTGGCGCGCCTGGACAAGACGAAGGACCGGCTGGAGGAGGAGCTCAAGGAGGCCCAGGAGGAGCACGGCATCCGCCACTTCCTCATGGTCAGCGTGCACGACCTGGGCTTCGGCATCGGCTGGAGCTACGTGTACTTCATCGGCTTCCTCGTGCTCTGGAAGGGCCACACCCCGGGCAAGCGCCTCTTTGGCATCCGCGTGGTGCGCATCGACGGCCGCCCCATGACGCTGTGGCGCTCCTTCGAGCGCTTCCACGGCTACGCCGCGTCCATGCTCACCGGCTTCATGGGCTTCATCCAGGTGATGTGGGACCCGAGCCGCCAGTGCCTGCACGACAAGGTGGCCGAGACCGTGGTGGTGCAGGACCGCCACCACGAGACCGACGCCGTCGTGCGCTGA
- a CDS encoding alpha/beta fold hydrolase, whose protein sequence is MRLPHPRATPSESSAGTRAPTVDEVSFRSLYAKTQYVVETEDGWSLAVTRYRPLEQPFAQPLFGEPLLLVHGFSQNRHTWTSGEFVKNLLYFGVDIHVLELRGHGKSSLALQRERARHFGRPLPADLDYGWDLDSYFLYDLPAAVAAVKRVTGRERIFYCGHSMGGMLGYGYAGLRDDFEGLITIGAPADLGRGFLALRALALTAPAVGGLIDAALAGVNLGRGGQQRLANGARALLGRPREAPREPVSFRYVPVNSWLRFLERQLARAEEFPLYERVTTRVNWLSNPKRVSAQDIRWLLREGGEREPRKVMEQFARWIRKGELTCYRTGYDFKRGFAKIRVPMAIIFGDLDPLASVASTRSVYRAAQSEYLLWRPVKGNSHIELTMGHDIRQICYDIKNLIEYACTHRARPPSMARTR, encoded by the coding sequence ATGCGCCTCCCCCACCCGCGCGCCACGCCGTCCGAGAGCTCCGCGGGCACCCGTGCGCCCACGGTGGACGAGGTGAGCTTCCGCTCGCTGTACGCGAAGACGCAGTACGTGGTGGAGACGGAGGACGGCTGGTCGCTGGCCGTCACCCGCTACCGCCCGCTGGAGCAGCCCTTCGCGCAGCCGCTGTTCGGCGAGCCGCTGCTGCTCGTGCACGGCTTCTCGCAGAACCGCCACACGTGGACGAGCGGCGAGTTCGTGAAGAACCTGCTGTACTTCGGCGTGGACATCCACGTGCTGGAGCTGCGCGGCCACGGCAAGAGCTCGCTCGCGCTGCAGCGTGAGCGCGCACGGCACTTCGGGCGGCCCCTGCCGGCGGACCTCGACTACGGCTGGGACCTGGACAGCTACTTCCTCTACGACCTGCCCGCGGCGGTGGCCGCGGTGAAGCGGGTGACGGGCCGCGAGCGCATCTTCTACTGCGGCCACTCCATGGGAGGCATGCTCGGCTACGGCTACGCCGGCCTCCGCGACGACTTCGAGGGGCTCATCACCATCGGTGCGCCGGCGGACCTGGGGCGCGGCTTCCTCGCGCTGCGCGCGCTCGCGCTCACGGCGCCCGCGGTGGGGGGCCTCATCGACGCGGCGCTCGCCGGGGTGAACCTGGGACGCGGGGGGCAGCAGCGGCTCGCCAACGGGGCGCGCGCGCTGCTGGGCCGCCCGCGCGAGGCCCCCCGCGAGCCGGTGTCCTTCCGCTACGTGCCGGTGAACAGCTGGCTGCGCTTCCTCGAGCGCCAGCTCGCGCGCGCCGAGGAGTTCCCGCTCTACGAGCGCGTCACCACGCGGGTGAACTGGCTGTCCAACCCGAAGCGGGTGAGCGCCCAGGACATCCGCTGGCTGCTGCGCGAGGGCGGTGAGCGCGAGCCGCGCAAGGTGATGGAGCAGTTCGCGCGGTGGATCCGCAAGGGCGAGCTCACCTGCTACCGCACCGGCTACGACTTCAAGCGCGGCTTCGCGAAGATCCGCGTCCCCATGGCGATCATCTTCGGGGACCTGGATCCGCTCGCCTCGGTGGCCTCCACGCGCAGCGTGTACCGCGCCGCGCAGAGCGAATATCTCCTCTGGCGGCCGGTGAAGGGCAACAGCCACATCGAGCTCACCATGGGGCACGACATCCGGCAGATCTGCTACGACATCAAGAACCTCATCGAGTACGCGTGCACCCACCGCGCGCGCCCGCCCTCGATGGCGCGCACGCGCTGA
- a CDS encoding AMIN domain-containing protein, with protein MKASALSLLALVLTPFLALAQGPADLNTITRVEVRGNSVVITGTKKPNFTTFTMTDPARLVIDISEAVFSGVPEELPVTNGTVTGIRTASYGSEATAIARVLIGFSREVETDFQADGTTLVVKVLGEPAAVAQAAPQAPAQQPAAQQPAPAQQPAAAKPAGPAPVAAAPAAPADAGTTGDATAAARADRDAQEKAAAQAAAAAKADRDAQEKAAAQAAAAAKADQEALQKAAAEATARNDQQRREQAQAKADAEKQAKADAAKQAQAEKQAQADAAAAAKAEKQRLAEEARKAEAEKKAQAQAEKQRAAEEARAAADAKKAEAQKEAQARAAEAADKKQADAEARRQAAAEAQEKKRADAEAKKQALADARAERAEAARAKREAQASQGAEGSGDGQLAVRGGRSTMTFVGFKQEASSSRVFVRTSAPVRYTVSEGEGGTLILELENTRIGLTNNTRALDTSFFDTAVAAVDPSAGPSRTVRIAIRLKSQVPYQARQEGNEVSLEFPRPSRR; from the coding sequence ATGAAGGCCTCGGCGCTGTCCCTGCTCGCTCTCGTGCTCACCCCGTTCCTCGCGCTCGCGCAGGGTCCGGCGGACCTCAACACCATCACCCGGGTAGAGGTGCGCGGCAACTCGGTGGTGATCACCGGGACGAAGAAGCCGAACTTCACCACCTTCACGATGACCGACCCCGCGCGGCTCGTGATCGACATCTCCGAGGCCGTCTTCTCCGGCGTGCCCGAGGAGCTGCCGGTGACCAACGGCACCGTCACCGGCATCCGCACCGCGAGCTACGGCTCCGAGGCCACCGCCATCGCGCGCGTGCTCATCGGCTTCTCGCGCGAGGTGGAGACCGACTTCCAGGCCGACGGCACCACCCTGGTGGTGAAGGTGCTCGGCGAGCCCGCGGCCGTGGCCCAGGCGGCGCCGCAGGCCCCCGCGCAGCAGCCTGCGGCGCAGCAGCCCGCCCCCGCGCAGCAGCCCGCCGCGGCGAAGCCCGCGGGCCCTGCGCCCGTGGCGGCCGCTCCCGCGGCCCCGGCCGATGCCGGCACCACGGGCGATGCGACGGCGGCCGCGCGCGCGGACCGCGACGCGCAGGAGAAGGCCGCGGCCCAGGCGGCCGCCGCGGCGAAGGCGGACCGCGACGCGCAGGAGAAGGCGGCGGCGCAGGCCGCGGCCGCGGCGAAGGCGGACCAGGAGGCGCTGCAGAAGGCCGCGGCGGAGGCCACGGCGCGCAACGATCAGCAGCGGCGCGAGCAGGCCCAGGCGAAGGCGGACGCCGAGAAGCAGGCCAAGGCCGACGCGGCGAAGCAGGCGCAGGCCGAGAAGCAGGCCCAGGCCGATGCGGCTGCCGCGGCGAAGGCCGAGAAGCAGCGGCTCGCCGAGGAGGCCAGGAAGGCCGAGGCCGAGAAGAAGGCCCAGGCGCAGGCGGAGAAGCAGCGCGCCGCCGAGGAGGCGCGCGCCGCGGCCGACGCAAAGAAGGCCGAGGCCCAGAAGGAGGCGCAGGCGCGCGCGGCGGAGGCTGCCGACAAGAAGCAGGCCGACGCCGAGGCCCGGCGCCAGGCGGCCGCCGAGGCGCAGGAGAAGAAGCGCGCGGACGCCGAGGCGAAGAAGCAGGCGCTCGCGGACGCGCGTGCCGAGCGGGCCGAGGCGGCGCGCGCCAAGCGCGAGGCGCAGGCGTCCCAGGGGGCCGAGGGCTCCGGGGACGGGCAGCTCGCCGTGCGCGGGGGCCGCAGCACCATGACCTTCGTGGGCTTCAAGCAGGAGGCGAGCAGCTCGCGCGTGTTCGTGCGCACCTCCGCCCCCGTCCGCTACACGGTGAGCGAGGGCGAGGGCGGCACGCTGATCCTTGAACTGGAGAACACCCGGATCGGCCTCACCAACAATACGCGCGCGCTGGACACCTCGTTCTTCGATACTGCGGTCGCGGCGGTGGAC